In Allomuricauda ruestringensis DSM 13258, the following proteins share a genomic window:
- the rpmB gene encoding 50S ribosomal protein L28: protein MSKVCEVTGKKVMFGNNVSFSINKTKRRFDANISKKRFYIPEEDRWITLNVSARGLKIINKKGISAVLKEINSKK from the coding sequence ATGTCTAAAGTTTGTGAAGTAACAGGAAAAAAGGTGATGTTTGGAAACAACGTTTCCTTTTCTATCAATAAGACCAAAAGGAGGTTCGATGCGAATATCTCCAAGAAGAGATTTTATATTCCAGAGGAAGATCGTTGGATAACCTTGAACGTTTCTGCCCGTGGGTTGAAAATCATCAACAAAAAAGGAATCTCTGCTGTCTTGAAGGAAATCAATTCCAAAAAGTAA
- the rpmG gene encoding 50S ribosomal protein L33: MAKKGNRVQVILECTEHKESGMPGTSRYITTKNKKNTPDRMEIKKFNPILKRMTVHKEIK; this comes from the coding sequence ATGGCAAAGAAAGGAAATAGGGTTCAGGTAATTTTAGAGTGTACAGAGCACAAAGAATCTGGTATGCCAGGTACTTCTAGATACATTACCACAAAGAACAAAAAGAACACGCCAGATAGGATGGAAATCAAAAAATTCAACCCTATCCTTAAGCGTATGACGGTTCATAAAGAAATTAAGTAA
- a CDS encoding DUF4295 domain-containing protein — protein MAKKTVATLQSSSKRLTKAIKMVKSPKTGAYTFVESVMPPEMVNDWLNSK, from the coding sequence ATGGCAAAGAAAACAGTAGCAACGCTTCAGTCATCATCCAAAAGATTGACAAAGGCCATCAAAATGGTTAAATCTCCAAAAACTGGGGCTTACACTTTTGTAGAGTCTGTAATGCCACCAGAAATGGTAAATGACTGGTTGAACAGCAAATAA